The Hordeum vulgare subsp. vulgare chromosome 7H, MorexV3_pseudomolecules_assembly, whole genome shotgun sequence DNA window cccgaagggcgggaagtagaggcctttggtccaggttggtgccaccaaccggtaccaaaggcctctgcttcccgccctttgggctgctgaaaagagacgggaccaaaggccttgcacTGGCGTGgtgatatgtttagtcccacctcgctagccgagaggggtcGGAGTGGTCTATAAGCCCTgtcgaaccaaccacttcgagctcctctctactgcaagCTTACACGCCTAAAATCATTctgtgtgcttgtgggcctattgggcctactacgGGCCTGCATCCGGGCCCTAGTAATGGTTTTCTATTCGTATGCTGGCCATGGTGGccgtgtaggtggcactttttttaaaaaaaaccagtttttttgctttttttgtttctaattacttatttattttcttttatgataattatttttgttattaaagtttgtaacaaaattctaattacttatttattttcttttatgataattctttttgcttttgatgttttgaacagaaaatactttgataattttagttgcataaattctatataattttagtttcaataatactacagGTTTATAAAACCTTTTttgttgattcctttagtaccagttctaaggctgttacaaaggcattttatttggtacatgttctttttgctttcttttttgtttctaattacttatttattttcttttatgataattctttttgctattaaagtttgtaacaaaattctaattacttatttattttattttatgataattatttttgcttttaatgttttgaacggaaactcgtctgttacaaagggatttcatttttttgaacttatttaaactccatagtttttctgtgttcaaaatgcaccattcaaagccacaccatcaatttacagccctttctgacttcatttgttatttttcatgcatttactgattattttgagctataagaccatgaaattgaaaagcatttgaaatgaactctaaaaaggttccaagttggcatgctatcatcatttcacccatatagcatgtgcgagaaagttgagagggttacggcaaaaactggatgcacttcgtgtacaaaacggacaatctctttcgaagtatcagggtttcatacggaaactcgtctcttacaaagggatttcatttttttgaacttatttgaactccatagtttttctgtgttcaaaattcaccattcaaatccacatcatcaatttacaaccctttctgactttgtttgttatttttcatgcatttactgattattttgagctataagaccatgaaattgaaaagcatttgaaatgaactctgaaaaggttccaagttggcatggtatcattagttcacccacatagcatgtgcgagaaagttgagaaggttacgacaaaaactggatgcacttcgtgaaaaaacggacaatctctttcgaagtatgagggtttcatatggaaactcgtctgttacaaagggatttcatttttttgaacttatttgaactccatagtttttctgtgttcaaaatgcaccattgaaagccacatcatcaatttacaaccctttctgacttcatttgttatttttcatgcatttactgattattttgagctataagaccatgaaattgaaaagcatttgaaatgaactctgaaaaggttccaagttggcagtggtgacaattttaacacaaaacatgatatccattacatctagggcacaacattacatttgctcaagttcacaacagtgcacaaatgatagaattacatctaCGGCACAACACACTAGCAGAACATAACACACACATTGCCACTTAATTGGTTTGCTTAGACcaaatagaaactaaactagccacTTAATTGGTttgtttccatgagctcattccttttcttcaacttcaattgcattttcttgttttcattgttcagatccataaccttcttctccatcctactagGTTTGATCCAACTATGTTCAAGGTcaccatggagctcctcaaaagcttgccccactagctcagtgggaggggggtcaatccaaacaacccaatcacTCTCATCAGGAAGCTGTTAAATCATAGTTCACGtaattaggtgaaattcataactttgcaataaatTGATGAAAATAGAGTAGcaaatgatgttttgaggaattacgtcgagtggacaacccaaaaaccttcttcccgtgcttgctccaccccaagaaacacggcgagcaggaattagcccatgccccgGGCAACGGTGATTCGAGCGCTCCTCAAGGCCGTAGAAACTTGGATAGGGAATGAAAAACTTAGATTGGAACTGCACAATCCTGCAGCCATCCACCTACGAGCCAGAAAGGCGCAAATTACGGCCCATCCCgtgaaaccctagatgagaaatccccaaatccaatgtcaaccAAAAATCCAAATCGAGTTACCTCCCTGTCTGCGAAGGAGCTTGCAGACGACATTGCGGACGTACACATGGACGTGCCccagcggtgaaaacggggacggggcgtgacggaccgctaaatctagacaaatctcgggaaaaagggagctccgaggtcgagcttcgagaggagaaagcttaactagtgtggcttgggcatttcatcgaacacctcatgtgcataggaggtgagctagagcacccaaatgccctccccttgccggccagaaaaaacagagtgctctaccgcggcgatgggtatatataggcaaattatttatcccggttcgtggcataaaccggggctaaagcccccccttctaaaccggttcaagCACGAACCtataccaatggatgtgggccaggagcgcggcccattggtcccggttcgtgcctagaaccgggacaaatgggtccagacgagccgggaccaatgcccacgaagcCCCAGCCGGCCCCCTGgggtcatgaaccgggactaatggccccccatgggtcccgattcatgaagaaccgggactaatgggctggccaggcccgaaccaaagccctgttttctactagtggattgTGTACTATATTGAGTAGCGtcgagttgttcgaccaagcaagcAGAAAGAGAGGTgacttctctctatatatgtttATGATGATGTTGTGTAATTAATGATTCCTTCATTTCCTTAGTAGCTAGCGCcgagttctctctatatgtagtagctaccgtcgaccaagcacggagaaagagaggtcacttctctctatatgtagtagctagctaacacaatatgaaatccctaataaaaccctccaaaacccctaaacaccccccccctttcaaaaaacaaaaaaccaAGTGCCTGCGAGTTGCTGACGCGTGTCcgtcttttggtcccggttggtgttaccaaccgggactaaaggtcctcctgcctggcgccccgcagcggccacgtgaagcacctttgggcccggttcgtgagccaaccgggactaaaggtttgggcctttagtctcggttggcgaaccgggactaaagcccctttgaAACCGGGACCGATGGCCCTTTTCCTACTAGTGGTAGTTGACCCTCTAATTAGCCATAGAAAACTTGTTAGTTATAAAATATTTGCTTCCTCTCATAGCAATGTAAAGTTGTTCTTACTATATTATCATTTGTTTTTCTCAGTATTTCAGAGAGCGCCATGTGAGTTCAAGATTACTTGTTTATAGATAATTATGAGAATTACCCTCCTGGGTTTGCTTGTTTCTCTTTGTGGCATTTGTTGAAGTATAAAACATATTGATTTTATTTATTATAATACAAACACTGATAAGATGATGTTTCACTCAAACTTTTTGTGTCCTATGAAACTAAGATGTCTATATCTATGTACAATTttatgaatattatatattttaGGACTCCAATTTAAAAAAATGAAGCACTTGACAATTATGTGTGATGTTTCAAGCAAGATTAAGATTAATAAATATTTTTCCGCAAAAGAAAAGCATGCATGACTTGGAAACTATGAGATTTTGTATCAGAATACTGCCAGATCTTTGGATGTGTTTCCTAAAGAGCAAAACCATATTAGGTTTATTGAATTCAAATAAAGGCATGCAAAGTGTGGTGCTATATCAAATAGCTTTTGCTTTTGACAAAAGTAACAAAAGATGGAGGTATTATACTATAAGAAAAGGTAAAAGCCAAAATAAATGAAAACGTTGGTATTCAACATTCTATATTCAATCCAGCTGAGAGGGTTCATAAACTTGCAAAAGTAAATATTCTTGACTGAAATTGGCTCCATGAATTTACAGGATAATATGAAATCTCGAGCTATTATTGTTCTCTATATTATGATGTGTAGCTCCCACACATCCTTGTTAGAACGCATGCATCTAGAAAATAATATTGTCGGTTCCAGCACCTCGTCGTGACTGCCTGCTGTCGTGGATCCAGCATCCCAAAACACTAGCTCCAGCGAACCAGCTCACCGGTTCCAGCAAAACCTTCGTTGGTTCCAACAATCTAACTTGCCCGTTTCGGTACATCTCGCACCTGCTTGTCACCGTGCCGGTTGCAACTCGCGGTGTCGCCGACCGGAGCTCGCTGCTATTCATATGTGATGATGGGTCATGCTGTGGAGCTTTGGAGTGGAGTCAGGGGAACGGTGGGATAGGTTCACTCATGGTCATACAGAAGCGACGACCGGCTTGCCGACGTGGGGCCAGTGCAAGGGAAAGACCATGGAGGTGCATGTGAGAGACGAAGAGACGACGACACATCATGATGTGTGTTAGCTGCTTGCAGGGCCGGGACGACAAATTCGAGGGCCCTGTGGGAAACTAAAAGATGGGGCCCTCTCTCATTAGAAAAATGAACTATGATGCAAGGGTAGAAGGATCAACGAACTATTAGTGGATGACACTTGTGATGCTTTTCTTTCTAACAAACATGTCAATACCATCTTTGTAAGATTTATTTATTAAATTTTGttctcttcctttttttcttgcGCTTGTAGGAACTAGATTGACGTTTTCTCATGATGGCTCATTCTGAATTATTGAAACACAATATACAAAAGATAAATAAACAAATGAAAATGATATGACAACAAATATAAATTAAAGATTATGCATCAATGTTTGACAATTAGATGGACCAACTTAAACTCCTAGTCTTGTATCGTGTCCGGCTAAACTGTTAAACTTTTACCGAGGAGACAAGAACTGATTCCTAATGATCTCTGTCGAATTAGTTAGAAAATTAGTAATTAGGAGTATGAGGCGATGTTAATCAGAATATAGGACTGGCCAACGGAATCTGGCAAGCTACCTGTCGCCGTGAGCCGGCCGTGTGTCGTCTGCCATGTGGCTCGTCGCGCAGCGGCGCTCCGAAGTCTGGTGTCATGGTGGATGACGATCGGATCAAACGATTCTATTTCCAGTCGAGTCTGAAAATTCTCGCCGACCGATCCTTGATCCTTCTGTAGAACGTAGGGACGGCAATGCGATTGCATTTTCCTTTTGCGACCGATGTGACTGTCTTGTTGTCCCAAGATCCCGTTTCTTTTTTCTTACTGAGGTGTGACAATCCCGGCGGGTGTATCTCTCGAAGAAACATTCCCAATCGATCAAGTAGCGCCTGGCCGCTCTCCCCTCCGTCTAGATTCACAGCAGCCGAAAGCCATACGAGGCCCATATAACTATGCGAGGCCCACTTCCCAGGGAGATACATAATAGGTCTATATAAAAATTTGGGGGGCCCTAGATTTTATGGGGCCTGTGCGGGCTGCACATTTTGCACACCTATGGGCCCCGTCCTAGCTGCTTGTCCACATAAAATATGTGTTAGTTGAGACGTGCATTGTTCTTCGTTATTTTGGCTCCAtgaataatatttttttaaaccCATGACAACACATGAGCGTTCTACTAGTTAGTGATAAGAGCGAAGAACCGCGTAGAAAACTAGTTCCCGGTAGGATCATGCCAACCTCTCACATGAGAATTTGGAGATCACCCATTGCCAtaacttttttttttttggcGAGTGAACATAACTGATGTTTCCGTGATACTTTTCTTTGTCTCTTCATGTTTCAGTTAGACTAAATCACCCCGAGACGCGTCACAGTGCTGAAGCCTCGTCCAAGTCTTTGGCCACGGGGTGGCCACGGACACATTGAGGACTTGAGGCATAAGTTTTTCGCGAGCAAACTCCTTTGAAAAGTTATAAGAAAATCTACGCTATGTCGCCAAATAAAGTTGGTACATCACTGGCTAAAGGAAACACGGGGTGCCGGCCACCGACGAGAAAGATGGGTAGTAATGGCCTACCGTGGCCTCACACGTGGTGTCATATGAAAAGTTCTGCCTCTTTGGACCTCACGTACGAAGCCATGGGCGACGCAGGCCAATGTCAGCTTCCACTTCCAAGGCATGCATACGTAGCAAAATATACAGAACTGTTCTTGGTCAAGATTGGAGAACTTATGAGGAAGTAGCGTATCAATTCAATTCATAAACAAAGGTTTACATATGTAACGTAAGTACAAACGTATTGCTGACATGCTTTTGCAGCCTGCCTATGTTTTATTCAGACAGAATCCTACGTACTATGCGTGTATCTTTTCTTGTGCGTATATGTATGTACAAATTGCCACCCTGCGTACACGTACGCGTGTGCAAAAATCGCCAAGAAACCAAACCAATCAACGAATCCAATCctacagccgatcaccggagtctACGTACCACCCCGGTTCGCCAAAAACACACGTCGGAACTTCGAACCACGGGAGGAACCGGCCGCCGGCGCGATGGCCGAGCTGCGGCGTTCGGCCGGCCTCGACCGTCTACGGGCAGTGGACGTTTGGGCTGTTGGTCCCGCACGAGGGGCCCGGGCCGCCCAGCTGCTGCATGTACAGCCGCCGGAGCGCCTGCACCACGGCCGGCAGCGGGGTCCCTCCGGCGGCGGCCCAGTCGGCGCCGCCCAGCGGCCGCGCCTCACCGAGCACCGCCAGCAGCATGAGCGCCGCCAGGATCAGCGGCAGAGCGAGCCTCATCGTCCTCCTCGCGACGGCCATGTCCTCGTCAACCTTAGGTTTCTTCTTTCTTTGCAGCAAGTGTGTACGACTTGGACGCTGGGTTTTGGCAATGTGTGTAGGGTAGGGAACTCTGTGTGCTATACGAGGTAGATATGGGCTATGGAATGGGTCGCGCGCGGGCGCCTATATATAATGGGAGCGCGcgggggaggagaggagaggcgatCGGTGGATGGACGGAGAGATGCGTGGAGATTAGGGAGGAGGAAGCCGCAGGCCAGTTGCGTGCGGCGACTTGGTATTTCGCgttcgcgcgcgcgcgcgcgcaagTTTGAAAAGTCAGCGGACGCGTAGGCGCGACCGACCCGTGGTCCGTCGATCGATTGATATGGCGTCGTGGAATTCCATCAAAACGGTTCGTATATCCTTCTTCTTTAGGTCATGTTTGGAACGCCGTTTTCTCGATCAATACGTTTGTAAATAATACATGTCTTCCTTCGTCGTTTTGGTTTCATGCACGAATCAATACTAGCCCTGTAATTTAAATAGAGATGTATTTAAATACACCCCATCCAAGCACGCCCTTAGGTGGTGTTTCTTTATCTAAGGACTAGACTAAAAAGTTCTTTTTAGTTCCTAGGTAAAAAAACAGGAGGGGCTTTTTCTTAAGAGACTAGAAAAAAACTTTATTGGAGGGATTTTTTTTCTTTAGTcactgggactaaaaaaagtctagtCCATTGAAAAGAAACGAGGGACGAAGCTAGGATAAAAATTTAATGGGGTCATGTACATGACACTGGGGTCATCCTTTTATAAATGTTAATGATTAGTACTAAATTAGTGAATGATTTTCAGATTTCATTGGGGTCAATTGACCCCCGTGCCTATAAGGCAGCTCCGTCCCTGAAAGAAACACCACCTTAGCAGTCTGGCATCTGCTCCAACACGCACAGTAAAATGTGCGAAAATGTAGCGCAGTGTGCAGAGGCGTGTCTAATGGCATGCGCGAGCAGCCAATTACATTTTGCAATGTTTCAAACTTAATTTTTTTATATTCGAACAACATAGCATAGTTGAATTGCATAACATAATTAAAAATCATTCAACAAAAATCATGACAAATAGGAAGTTTACACACAAACAAATGGCATATGAACAATCATCcctcatcctcttcctcctcttcttcgtctAAGTCGTCGCCTGAGGACGAAGATGATTCGTTGTCCTCGTTGTGAGTCATGCGTCCATTCATAATACCATCTTCAACGGCATCATGTGAAGCTATGTCCGGTACCGAAAGCCATACGTGCACCCATGTCACCCCGAGGAGCTCACATGCCTTTCATGAGAGAACCAAAACTCATGCCTCCCATGGTAGCTCTGAAGCCACACATGCCTCCTGTAGATGCTCCCATGCCTCTCATGGTAGCTCTAAGGCCACCAATGCCTGCTGTAGATGTTTCCATGCCTTCCATGGTTGCTTCAAAGCCATCCATGCCTCTCATGTCGCCCATGGTAGCTCTTATGCCTTCGAAGTCACCCATGCCTCTCAATCCTTCTATGGTGGCTCCCATGCCTCCAAAGCCTCCCATACCCATGGATCTTTTTTTGGGCCAAGCCTTCATCACGGTAAAGATTGATGAACTCCTTTTGCCTATCATCGAAGGTAGATGTGTTCATGAAGAACAAGTGTTTCTCCCATTCCAATTATCTAGCTCGCCCCTCCATGCCTGGTTTCTTCTCCTCCGAggccaccttcctctcctcggccgccaccctcctctcctcggccaccAACCTCCTTTCCTCTGCACCTCGGTTGCTTTCTTTCTTGCCTCTAAAAGAGCACCCATAGCATTCGTTAACTCATCAcctcctttcctcttcttcttttcttttgcttcttTCTTACTTCCATTTGGTATTTTTGGCTTGGAGTAGGCAACCGAGTTTAGTGTAGGACTCCTCTTGCCATCATCACTTGatgcctcctcatcatcatccaaaTCAATAGTTGCCTTGTTTTTCTTGATCTCCTCTTGGTCATCACGGACCTTCCACTTCTCTACATCCTTCAACACTTCAAAGCAATGGGCCAACACAAATGCTCTCCCTTTCTTGACTTTGTctttcttggtcttcttctcttcttcttgaaaTAAGTTTTCAGCAATATTGAGCTACAAACAAGAGAACAAATTAGCATTTGAAACATCAAAGAAGAAGCATGAACATAAAGAAATGTCACTTACCTTACCTCTATCAttagtgccacttgggtttatcgtACCCATTGACTTCATTGCCGCCGCCCACCTTTGACAATAGTTGTTGATTGTCGACCACCCTAGTGCTTCTTCCGCTGCAGGAACCGCAGGTCGAGGAGCCTCAATTCGTACATGAACTAGAGCACGAAGGGCGTGCTCTCCCCATCCACGTCCCCAGCCACGGAAGCGGGCGGGAGTAGGCGGGCTTTGAGCGACGACAGAGCTTGGCATTGCAGAGGCGCGCGAGGGTGCTGGGGAGGAGGAAGCGTAGGTGGTCGGCCGTCGTGGCGATGGAGGTGGATCGGGGCTTGCTTGGGCACGACGGCAGGAGAGCTTGACTGCCGGTGCTAGCAGGGGCTACCACGAGGCCGCGAGCAGGGCAATCACCCAATTAACCTAATTgtaatttaaatatattttttcgaGGAGCCTATTGCGTATTTAATTACTCACAAGTGAACTCCATATCTGAGATGAAAGATTTTGCCGAGATTTGTTCTGATGGAACAAAAGTCATACAGTAAAATGTAAAAGAACATTTACGGAATCCTGTAAACTGATTTTACGGTATGAGATTTTAGGgtatctgctagagttgctcttagaacAGTGGGTGGGTATCGTTGTGCCATCTAGAGCACTATATCTCGCTTGTATGTGTTTTTTGTGGTTTCCTTGGTCTATACCTATTAGGTAGGACAATTGTTGTCTTTTTTTGCTATTCCATTGATCGAGGCGCCTGCTCGTTCCTTCTGGATTTTTTCACtttctttcatttatttttgTTCCAGGTTTTCTCCATTTCTTCGCTCCTTTGTTTTTCGCTTTCTCGacagttttctttgttttttacaTGGTTTTCATATGTTCTTCTTTTCTTTCAA harbors:
- the LOC123413355 gene encoding uncharacterized protein LOC123413355, translating into MAVARRTMRLALPLILAALMLLAVLGEARPLGGADWAAAGGTPLPAVVQALRRLYMQQLGGPGPSCGTNSPNVHCP